The following proteins come from a genomic window of Planctomycetota bacterium:
- a CDS encoding DUF1211 domain-containing protein: MHTGRLEAFSDGVIAILITIMVLEMKVPHGEDLAALKPLLPVFGAYVMSFAYLGIYWNNHHHMFQAAERVSGPVLWANLHLLFWLSLIPFATGWMDETHFTPIATALYGFVLLMSGLAWAILQHFLIRCEAHNAKLREAVGRDIKGKVSLVMYAAAIALTGLSRWAAIGIYVAVAIMWFIPDPRIESRLQQGDDPIE; encoded by the coding sequence ATGCACACCGGTCGTCTTGAAGCGTTCAGTGATGGCGTGATCGCGATTCTCATCACGATCATGGTGCTGGAGATGAAGGTGCCGCATGGGGAGGACCTGGCGGCGCTGAAGCCGCTGCTGCCGGTGTTCGGGGCGTATGTGATGAGCTTCGCGTACTTGGGGATTTACTGGAACAATCATCACCACATGTTTCAGGCGGCCGAGCGCGTGAGCGGGCCGGTGCTGTGGGCGAATCTGCATTTGTTGTTCTGGCTGTCGCTGATTCCCTTCGCGACGGGCTGGATGGACGAGACGCATTTCACGCCGATCGCCACAGCGCTGTACGGTTTCGTGCTGCTGATGAGCGGGCTGGCGTGGGCGATCCTGCAGCATTTTCTGATCCGCTGCGAAGCGCACAACGCCAAACTGCGCGAAGCGGTCGGGCGGGACATCAAGGGGAAGGTTTCGCTGGTGATGTACGCCGCCGCCATTGCGCTGACGGGCCTGAGCCGGTGGGCCGCGATCGGGATTTATGTTGCGGTGGCGATCATGTGGTTCATCCCCGATCCGCGCATCGAATCGCGCCTGCAACAGGGCGACGACCCCATCGAATAA
- the metG gene encoding methionine--tRNA ligase subunit beta, whose product MLEPKHARAFVFVNPALAQQQRELPFGEQVTDDRPFLERDMDHAPSLATPPAACYHPIFTKEPPMPDLKPEIQYDEFAKLDLRVATVLACEPHPNADRLLKLQIDLGELGQRQICAGVRAYYPPEEMVGKQIIIVANLAPRKIRGEESNGMLMAASAMSGEDITDVVLLTPGKPVPPGSTVG is encoded by the coding sequence ATGCTCGAGCCGAAACACGCCCGGGCCTTCGTCTTCGTGAATCCCGCCCTTGCGCAGCAGCAGCGTGAGCTTCCCTTCGGTGAGCAGGTCACAGACGATCGACCATTCCTTGAGCGCGACATGGATCATGCCCCAAGTTTAGCGACGCCGCCCGCGGCGTGCTATCATCCGATCTTTACGAAGGAGCCCCCGATGCCCGACCTCAAGCCCGAGATTCAATACGACGAATTCGCCAAGCTGGACCTTCGCGTGGCGACGGTGCTCGCTTGCGAGCCGCATCCGAACGCCGACCGACTGCTCAAGCTTCAGATCGACTTGGGCGAACTGGGTCAGCGACAGATTTGCGCCGGCGTGCGGGCCTACTATCCGCCGGAGGAGATGGTCGGCAAGCAGATCATCATCGTGGCCAATCTCGCCCCGCGCAAGATTCGTGGCGAAGAGTCCAACGGCATGCTCATGGCCGCCAGCGCCATGAGCGGCGAGGACATTACCGATGTCGTTCTGCTGACGCCGGGCAAGCCGGTGCCGCCGGGTTCGACGGTCGGGTGA
- a CDS encoding DUF1802 family protein — MIHVALKEWSIVCDLLTEGKLTLLLRKGGIHEDEGPGVFRLEHPKFVLYPSWAHQKPMMIKPAYRERVKVMDEPAAIPFHAVGEAAKIWEVPSRAAFDALDDLHCWTSEQIDMRFNYKPDHPLYLVAVRVSKLDTPRSVVNDWKYGGCKSWVPLNAGDEVDETQAKPAMSDADFAAVVARVDGAFA; from the coding sequence ATGATCCATGTCGCGCTCAAGGAATGGTCGATCGTCTGTGACCTGCTCACCGAAGGGAAGCTCACGCTGCTGCTGCGCAAGGGCGGGATTCACGAAGACGAAGGCCCGGGCGTGTTTCGGCTCGAGCATCCCAAGTTCGTGCTCTATCCGTCATGGGCGCATCAGAAACCGATGATGATCAAGCCGGCTTACCGCGAGCGGGTGAAAGTCATGGACGAACCGGCGGCGATTCCGTTTCATGCGGTCGGCGAGGCGGCGAAGATCTGGGAAGTGCCGAGCCGGGCGGCGTTCGATGCGCTCGACGATCTGCACTGCTGGACGAGCGAGCAGATCGATATGCGCTTCAACTACAAGCCGGATCATCCGCTGTACCTCGTCGCGGTGCGCGTGTCGAAGCTCGATACGCCGCGGTCGGTGGTCAACGACTGGAAGTACGGCGGGTGCAAGAGTTGGGTCCCGCTCAATGCGGGCGACGAAGTGGACGAAACGCAGGCGAAGCCCGCCATGAGCGATGCGGATTTTGCGGCGGTCGTCGCGCGGGTCGATGGGGCGTTCGCGTGA